Genomic window (Polaribacter batillariae):
GTAACTAAACCAGATCTTGATTTACTTTTAAAGATAAATACGATAGGGTTTGAGTTTTATGATAAAATTCCTTTAGGAGAACGAAAATATTATACCATCTCTTATGATTTCCATTTAAAAAATCAAGAAGAAAAAACTATTTTAATCAATCAAAAACTAACTCCTTTATTTTTAACAGACGATGGAAAAGTATGGAAAGCGATATGCATCGTATCTCTTTCTAACAACCAAAATTCTGGAAATATAAAAATCCATAAAAAGGGAAGTGATAAAATACTTAAATACGATTTGCAAAACGATTTGTGGAAAGCAGAAGAAAAAATAAAGCTATCTAACAGAGAAAAAGAAATACTTCAATATTCAACAAGAGGGCTTACTATAAATGAAGTTGCTGCAGCTACTTGTGTGTCTGCAGACACTGTGAAATTTCATAGAAGAAAATTATTTAAAAAATTAGGCGTTACCAATGTCTCTGAAGCCA
Coding sequences:
- a CDS encoding response regulator transcription factor encodes the protein MATINDFFSFRNTVNNVSNSEQKQTANYLETIKAFARTTYKSIYVIDYKEKGFEYVSDNPLFLCGHTAEEVLALGYAFYFKYVTKPDLDLLLKINTIGFEFYDKIPLGERKYYTISYDFHLKNQEEKTILINQKLTPLFLTDDGKVWKAICIVSLSNNQNSGNIKIHKKGSDKILKYDLQNDLWKAEEKIKLSNREKEILQYSTRGLTINEVAAATCVSADTVKFHRRKLFKKLGVTNVSEAIAYATNNKLI